In one Corallococcus sp. EGB genomic region, the following are encoded:
- a CDS encoding alkaline phosphatase D family protein, with amino-acid sequence MKLLLGPILYARAQATPDPKSHDVWSFFVNVFLDSTSAKEAPALRLCFRDAKGEQVAAFDDVKPAADLTALPQDTRGVVWRWEVVLPRTDVAQRLSYQFESPDTPGVPVTFERPSPRDARPWSSKVIPPEPLVVSDVVIPARGVSPNIAFFSCNGASRASDWSDLAQPFALWERMLQQHQKDPTDPAKTPGFQLLIGGGDQLYADSLHTTVDVLNAFMKLPRSERLKLPVPEGLGDKLFTEYVWLYRERWGGSQGIAPVLRRVPGLFMWDDHDIFDGWGSHEELQQAPWYRALYSAAARAFEAFQRGWLEQPTRAREPDDRGVVEPVQHYFQTSCFSTADCDLDVVLLDLRSGRSSRVLETDEAHPQTEFTVMSRSQWDAFDAWREEHRQRPESGKKARHVLVVSSIPLVHLRFGPAMERMSGGSMGLRDDLLDQWESSVHRGERTRMLMNLFSLAKKSYCAVTVLSGDVHVGARARVRSRNPDHLVPALGTVGEVFIEQATSSPIVHPPPGWLAFKGMLALSEDSREDLPGFLQTELLPVGKELYLRDRNWLSIRLERPKSHDTTARPKLWVKWIAEKENLPMEVVVEPPPFPAAS; translated from the coding sequence ATGAAGCTCTTGCTGGGGCCCATTCTGTACGCCAGGGCGCAGGCCACGCCGGATCCGAAGTCCCATGACGTGTGGAGCTTCTTCGTCAACGTGTTCCTGGACAGCACGTCGGCGAAGGAGGCTCCGGCGTTGAGGCTGTGTTTCCGGGACGCGAAGGGTGAGCAGGTCGCGGCCTTCGACGACGTGAAGCCCGCCGCGGACCTCACCGCCCTGCCCCAGGACACCCGGGGCGTGGTGTGGCGGTGGGAGGTCGTCCTGCCGCGCACGGACGTGGCGCAGCGGCTGTCCTACCAGTTTGAATCGCCAGACACGCCCGGCGTGCCGGTGACCTTCGAGCGTCCGTCGCCGCGCGATGCCCGGCCATGGTCCTCGAAGGTCATCCCGCCGGAGCCGCTGGTGGTGTCCGACGTGGTCATCCCCGCGCGGGGCGTGTCGCCGAACATCGCGTTCTTCTCCTGCAACGGCGCCAGCCGTGCGAGTGATTGGAGCGACCTGGCGCAGCCCTTCGCGCTGTGGGAGCGGATGCTGCAGCAGCACCAGAAGGACCCGACGGATCCGGCGAAGACGCCGGGCTTCCAACTGCTCATTGGTGGTGGGGATCAGCTCTACGCGGACTCGTTGCACACCACGGTGGATGTGTTGAACGCGTTCATGAAGCTGCCGCGTTCGGAGCGGTTGAAGCTGCCGGTGCCGGAGGGGCTTGGGGATAAGTTGTTCACGGAATACGTCTGGCTCTACCGGGAGCGATGGGGTGGCAGCCAGGGCATCGCGCCGGTGCTGCGGCGGGTGCCGGGCCTGTTCATGTGGGACGACCACGACATCTTCGACGGGTGGGGTTCGCACGAGGAGCTCCAGCAGGCGCCCTGGTACCGGGCCCTCTACAGCGCGGCGGCGCGCGCGTTCGAAGCCTTCCAAAGGGGCTGGCTGGAGCAGCCGACGCGGGCGCGCGAGCCGGACGACCGGGGCGTGGTGGAGCCCGTGCAGCACTATTTCCAGACGTCCTGTTTCTCCACGGCGGACTGCGACCTGGACGTGGTGTTGCTGGATTTGCGCAGCGGCCGGTCCAGCCGGGTGCTGGAGACGGACGAAGCGCATCCGCAGACCGAGTTCACGGTGATGAGCCGGTCGCAGTGGGACGCGTTCGACGCGTGGCGCGAGGAGCACCGTCAGCGGCCGGAGAGCGGCAAGAAGGCCCGGCACGTGCTGGTGGTGTCATCCATCCCGCTGGTGCACCTGCGCTTCGGTCCGGCGATGGAGCGGATGAGCGGCGGGAGCATGGGCCTGCGCGACGACCTGTTGGACCAGTGGGAGTCGTCGGTGCACCGGGGCGAGCGCACGCGGATGTTGATGAACCTGTTCTCGCTGGCGAAGAAGTCCTACTGCGCGGTGACGGTGTTGTCCGGGGACGTGCACGTGGGAGCGAGGGCGCGAGTGCGTTCCCGCAATCCGGACCACCTGGTGCCCGCGCTGGGCACGGTGGGAGAGGTGTTCATCGAGCAGGCGACGTCGTCCCCCATCGTGCATCCCCCGCCGGGGTGGCTCGCGTTCAAGGGGATGCTGGCGTTGTCGGAGGATTCGAGGGAGGACCTGCCGGGGTTCCTGCAGACGGAGCTGTTGCCCGTGGGCAAGGAGCTCTACCTGCGAGACCGCAACTGGCTGTCCATCCGATTGGAGCGGCCAAAGTCCCACGACACGACCGCGCGTCCGAAGCTGTGGGTGAAGTGGATCGCGGAGAAGGAGAACCTGCCCATGGAAGTGGTGGTCGAGCCACCGCCCTTCCCCGCTGCGAGCTGA
- a CDS encoding VOC family protein encodes MSQSLPSMYPFIRYADPEAALRFLKQAFGCEERVVYRKPDGAIAHAELTLGHGLVMFGSAEGSRLKMVVSKDVPLKNLGIYVVVTDPDALHARAKAAGATIAMELHDTDYGSRDFSALDPEGNIWSFGTYQPLAAPPPKG; translated from the coding sequence ATGTCCCAGTCCCTGCCCAGCATGTATCCCTTCATCCGCTACGCGGACCCCGAGGCCGCCCTGCGCTTCCTCAAGCAGGCCTTCGGCTGCGAGGAGCGGGTCGTCTACCGCAAGCCTGATGGTGCCATCGCCCACGCGGAGCTGACATTGGGCCACGGGCTGGTCATGTTCGGGAGCGCGGAAGGCAGCCGGTTGAAGATGGTGGTGTCGAAGGACGTACCGTTGAAGAACCTGGGCATCTACGTGGTGGTGACGGACCCGGATGCGCTGCATGCGCGGGCGAAGGCGGCGGGCGCGACCATCGCGATGGAGCTGCACGACACGGACTACGGCTCAAGGGACTTCAGCGCGCTGGACCCGGAAGGAAACATCTGGAGTTTCGGCACGTACCAGCCGCTCGCCGCGCCTCCTCCGAAGGGGTGA
- a CDS encoding helix-turn-helix domain-containing protein has product MHRIRVVRHASERGGWEMALATPPPALAPLIRDYCGYREAMPQPMRRQELPGVQVVLILEFGPLLKHLDDAGRVTRHRSGFVAGLDERWSTTEHNGESHGLQVNLTPLGARRLFGLPMHELSHRVTGLEDLWGSEARRLVESLAEAPDWAARFARVDAFLLKRAERGPAVDAGVRWAVERIQRTGGQVDIATLASELGHSHKHLIHQFHEQVGLPPRRLARLLRFDRAVARIKAGGPVRWAELAVELGYFDQAHLNRDFRQFTGGPPSALLRRALPDSGGFESGA; this is encoded by the coding sequence ATGCATCGCATCCGCGTGGTGCGCCACGCGTCCGAGCGGGGCGGTTGGGAGATGGCGCTGGCCACGCCGCCACCGGCGCTGGCGCCGCTCATCCGGGATTACTGCGGCTACCGCGAGGCCATGCCCCAGCCCATGCGCAGGCAGGAACTGCCCGGGGTGCAGGTGGTGCTCATCCTGGAGTTCGGCCCGCTGCTGAAGCACCTGGACGACGCGGGCCGGGTGACGCGGCATCGCTCCGGCTTCGTCGCGGGGCTGGACGAGCGCTGGAGCACCACCGAGCACAACGGCGAGTCCCACGGGCTCCAGGTGAACCTCACACCGCTGGGGGCGAGGCGCCTCTTTGGATTGCCCATGCATGAGCTGTCCCACCGGGTCACGGGCCTGGAGGACCTGTGGGGCTCGGAGGCCAGGAGGCTGGTGGAGTCCCTGGCGGAGGCGCCGGACTGGGCGGCGCGCTTCGCTCGTGTGGATGCGTTTCTCTTGAAGCGCGCGGAGCGGGGGCCCGCGGTGGACGCGGGCGTGCGGTGGGCGGTGGAGCGCATCCAGCGGACGGGAGGCCAGGTGGACATCGCCACGCTGGCGAGCGAGCTGGGCCACAGCCACAAGCACCTCATCCACCAGTTCCACGAACAGGTGGGGCTGCCTCCGCGCCGGCTGGCGCGCTTGCTTCGCTTCGACCGGGCCGTGGCGCGGATCAAGGCCGGAGGTCCGGTGCGCTGGGCGGAGCTCGCGGTGGAGCTGGGCTATTTCGATCAGGCGCACCTGAACCGGGACTTCCGCCAGTTCACGGGCGGGCCGCCGTCCGCCCTCCTGCGCCGTGCGCTGCCGGACTCGGGCGGGTTCGAATCCGGCGCGTAG
- a CDS encoding alpha/beta fold hydrolase, whose protein sequence is MSSVRVPTLLLSALLLSVPAANAQEARRAPEALGIAMEGYPYPAPVQFLSVRLEGQDLRMAYMDVKPTGNANGRTVVLLHGKNFFGAYWKDTIRVLTGAGYRVVVPDQIGFGKSSKPAIAYSFHTLASLTKQVLDELGVKQAAVVGHSMGGMLATRFALMYPEVTTQLVLENPIGLEDYREAVPWKSTEDLYQENLKATEEGLRKYQRGYYVKWKPEYDEYVQVLYRQTLSGEYPRLAWVSAATQTMIYEQPVVHEFPRVKVPTLVVIGQEDRTVVGKGSVPPALLPKLGQYPALGKKTAAAIPGATLVEIPNVGHIPHFESPEKWHTALLGFLSKVSK, encoded by the coding sequence ATGTCGTCCGTCCGCGTCCCCACCCTGCTCCTGTCCGCCCTGCTGCTCTCCGTGCCCGCCGCGAACGCGCAGGAAGCCAGGCGCGCCCCGGAGGCGCTGGGCATCGCCATGGAGGGGTACCCCTACCCGGCGCCCGTGCAGTTCCTGTCCGTGAGGCTGGAGGGCCAGGACCTGCGCATGGCGTACATGGACGTGAAGCCCACGGGCAACGCCAACGGGCGCACCGTGGTGCTGCTGCACGGAAAGAACTTCTTCGGCGCGTATTGGAAGGACACGATCCGCGTCCTCACCGGCGCGGGCTACCGCGTCGTGGTGCCGGATCAGATCGGCTTCGGCAAGTCGTCCAAGCCGGCCATCGCGTACAGCTTCCACACGCTGGCGTCGCTGACGAAGCAGGTGCTGGACGAACTGGGCGTGAAGCAGGCCGCGGTGGTGGGCCACAGCATGGGCGGCATGCTCGCGACGCGCTTCGCGCTGATGTACCCGGAGGTGACGACGCAGCTGGTGTTGGAGAACCCCATTGGCCTGGAGGACTACCGCGAGGCGGTCCCCTGGAAGTCCACCGAGGACCTCTACCAGGAGAACCTGAAGGCCACCGAGGAAGGGCTGCGCAAGTACCAGCGCGGCTACTACGTGAAGTGGAAGCCCGAGTACGACGAATACGTCCAGGTCCTCTACCGCCAGACGCTCAGCGGCGAGTACCCGCGCCTGGCCTGGGTGTCCGCCGCCACGCAGACGATGATCTACGAGCAGCCGGTGGTGCACGAGTTCCCGCGGGTGAAGGTGCCCACGCTGGTGGTGATTGGTCAGGAGGACCGCACGGTGGTGGGCAAGGGCAGCGTGCCGCCCGCGCTGCTGCCGAAGCTGGGGCAGTACCCGGCGCTGGGGAAGAAGACCGCCGCGGCCATCCCGGGCGCCACGCTGGTGGAGATTCCGAACGTGGGCCACATCCCCCACTTCGAGTCGCCGGAGAAGTGGCACACGGCCCTGCTGGGCTTCCTGAGCAAGGTTTCGAAGTAG
- a CDS encoding SRPBCC domain-containing protein codes for MEPKFQVQLKIRKPVAQVFEAVVNPAKLSGYFVKTSSGPLVQGTTVKWSFAEAPGEFDVITREVTPNERIVFEWPADASYNTRVEMSFVPLDASNTMVKISESGWKPDEKGIQASYGNAGGWMHMMLCLKGYLEYGINLREGGAF; via the coding sequence ATGGAGCCGAAGTTCCAGGTGCAGCTGAAGATCCGCAAGCCGGTGGCGCAGGTGTTCGAGGCGGTGGTGAACCCCGCGAAGCTGAGCGGCTACTTCGTGAAGACGAGCAGCGGTCCGCTGGTGCAGGGCACGACGGTGAAGTGGAGCTTCGCGGAGGCGCCGGGCGAGTTCGACGTCATCACGCGCGAGGTAACCCCCAACGAGCGCATCGTCTTCGAGTGGCCCGCGGACGCGAGCTACAACACGCGCGTGGAGATGAGCTTCGTGCCGTTGGACGCAAGCAACACGATGGTGAAGATCAGCGAGTCTGGCTGGAAGCCGGATGAGAAGGGCATCCAGGCGTCCTACGGCAACGCGGGCGGCTGGATGCACATGATGCTCTGCCTCAAGGGCTACCTGGAGTACGGAATCAACCTCCGGGAGGGCGGGGCCTTCTGA
- a CDS encoding helix-turn-helix transcriptional regulator, translating into MSSSDPDDLIFKALADSRRRAILDLLKDAPRTTGELCEHFEKTLDRCTVMQHLKVLEKAELVLSRKEGRTRWNYLNAAPIQHIHSRWISSYAANAMKLLTKLKRDLEED; encoded by the coding sequence ATGTCAAGCAGTGACCCGGACGACCTCATCTTCAAGGCGCTGGCGGACTCGCGCCGGCGGGCCATCCTGGACCTGTTGAAGGACGCGCCCCGGACCACGGGGGAGCTGTGCGAGCACTTCGAGAAGACGCTCGACCGCTGCACCGTGATGCAGCACCTGAAGGTGCTGGAGAAGGCGGAGCTGGTGCTGTCGCGCAAGGAGGGGCGGACGCGGTGGAACTACCTCAACGCCGCGCCCATCCAGCACATCCACTCGCGGTGGATCAGCTCCTATGCCGCGAACGCGATGAAGCTGCTGACGAAGCTGAAGCGGGACCTGGAGGAGGACTGA